CGAATCTTGCAGAGCTTCTCGCCAATTTCGTCGAGGGCTTGGTCCCAGCTTATCTCCTCCCACTTGCCCTCGCCGCGCTCGCCCACGCGCTTGAGCGGTTTTCTGAGACGTTTGGGATCATAGGGTTGACGACCCGCAAGGCAGCCCTTCTGGCAAATGTGCCCATCGGGCTCTTCCGGCTGAGAGTAGACGATGCGCTCCATGCGCTCGATCTTGCCATCTTTCACGATGGTCTTGAGCGCACAGTAGTCATGGTCACCCCAACCGGGACAAGCAGTGTAGACGAACGATTCTTCCGACATGCGAAACTCCTCTCGCTCTCTCTTTGCTGGCTGCGACATGCGACGCATCCGCGATGACCAGTCACGACTAGATTACGCCCATCCACCCTTATGTAAAGCATTTTTCATTAACAATATATGCATTCAATAATATTGTGATTGAATAACTTTTCGCAAAGTCGCATCTGTGAGGTTTTCATGATCGCAACGGAACTTGACCAGGAGCGCCGTAAGCTCGAGGACGTCAATCATCCACAGCATGTCGCCGCAGTCGAGGGCCTGTCGGACTACCTCACCATCATGAATCTGCTGTACAAATCCATCAGTCGCATCCTGGAGGGCGACTGCTCCCTTACGACCCTGCAGTACCGCATGCTCTTGCGCCTGCTATCGGCTCCGCGACAGACCATGCGCAGTACCGACCTTGCCGCCAACCTGCGCGTCGGCGTGAGCACAGTTTCGGCTGCAGTCCCCCATCTCGTGGACGAAGGGCTCGTTACGAGGGCGGAAGACCCCGATGACATGCGCGTGGTGTCACTCGCCCTCACCGCCAAGGGAGCATCGTCCATCGAACGGGCAGACTACCATGTTGGGCAGTTCTTGCAGAACTACTGGAAAAACCTCACGCCCGAGCAGCTCGAGGCCGCCTTTGCCAGCTCGACGAACGCGGTAACCATCCATGATGCGCAGCGCATCGAGAACGGCAAGTTCCGCCTGGACACGGCATTCTTCGACACCATCATGATTTCGCGCACGCTCACGGCGCAACGTCTGCGCGAGCTCGGCCTCAAGACATCCGAACTTCGCGTATTGCTCGCGCTCTACCTGCTCGGCCCCAACGTGACCGCATCTCGCGTCGCCGACTACCTTTTCCTGAAGAGCAGCGACATCACGGCACCCATGAAGACCCTGGAATCCCAGGGACTCATCTCCAAGGAACGCAGCGTGGAAAACCGCCGGACCAAATTGCTACAGTTGACGCAAAAGGGGCGTGACCGAACGGAAGAGCTGCTTCTTCCCACGCACGACGCGCTTCTCGAGACGTGCCACAGCGACGAAGAGGCTGTGCGCATACACCTGAGCGCCGCGCAAGGCATCGTCACGCGCGAGCGCAGCATGAGGCTTTTCG
This window of the Coriobacteriaceae bacterium genome carries:
- a CDS encoding MarR family transcriptional regulator codes for the protein MIATELDQERRKLEDVNHPQHVAAVEGLSDYLTIMNLLYKSISRILEGDCSLTTLQYRMLLRLLSAPRQTMRSTDLAANLRVGVSTVSAAVPHLVDEGLVTRAEDPDDMRVVSLALTAKGASSIERADYHVGQFLQNYWKNLTPEQLEAAFASSTNAVTIHDAQRIENGKFRLDTAFFDTIMISRTLTAQRLRELGLKTSELRVLLALYLLGPNVTASRVADYLFLKSSDITAPMKTLESQGLISKERSVENRRTKLLQLTQKGRDRTEELLLPTHDALLETCHSDEEAVRIHLSAAQGIVTRERSMRLFG